Proteins found in one Poecilia reticulata strain Guanapo linkage group LG6, Guppy_female_1.0+MT, whole genome shotgun sequence genomic segment:
- the syt9b gene encoding synaptotagmin-9b gives MPAEREDEICRKALELLSDLCSKGEVQDDNCLDFIYYFRDLARPRYTDSDVSVSLLSLLVTTCGLALFSVSLFVSWKLCWLPLSGRFLPDVLKGAHFLGGDQQPVLTEVDGEEREYSEDGCVKEPSGPPSAVTVPESALKISHTSPDIPLETQTKVEKNQVHTLARDRVQRQITEPTSSVRHNSIRRQMNLSNPDFNPAQFQRQDSLSGLGRIKPELYKQRSIDAEDGRRTDSCGRLHFILKFDFDLEQLIVKIHKAQDLPAKDFSGTSDPYVKIYLLPDRKTKHQTKVHRKTLNPVFDEVFLFPVAYAELSSRKLHFSVYDFDRFSRHDLIGQVVVDNFLELADFPRETRLCRDIQYVTSDNVDLGELMFSLCYLPTAGRLTITIIKARNLKAMDITGASDPYVKVSLMCEGRRLKKRKTSTKRNTLNPVYNEAIVFDVPPENIDQISLLIAVMDYDRVGHNEVIGVCRVGSEAESLGRDHWNEMLTYPRKPIAHWHPLIEWVGQGATVSGSQGGSTNSLKTPPPPSP, from the exons ATGTATCGGTGAGTCTGCTGTCCCTACTGGTGACCACCTGTGGTCTGGCGCTCTTTAGCgtctctctctttgtctcaTGGAAACTGTGCTGGTTGCCACTAAGTGGCCGTTTCCTCCCAGATGTCCTCAAGGGGGCACACTTCCTGGGAGGAGATCAACAACCTGTCCTCACAGAG GTGGACGGAGAAGAAAGGGAGTACAGCGAGGATGGTTGTGTGAAGGAACCATCGGGCCCCCCTTCGGCTGTGACTGTGCCCGAGTCGGCCCTGAAGATAAGCCACACATCGCCTGACATCCCGCTAGAGACCCAGactaaagtggaaaaaaaccaAGTTCACACTCTGGCCAGAGACAGGGTTCAGAGGCAAATTACTGAGCCCACCTCGTCTGTACG GCATAACTCCATTCGTCGTCAGATGAACCTGTCTAATCCCGACTTCAACCCAGCTCAGTTTCAGCGCCAGGACTCCCTGTCCGGTTTGGGCCGGATAAAACCAGAGCTATACAAGCAGCGATCTATAGATGCTGAAGACGGTCGTCGGACTGACAGCTGCGGTCGTCTTCACTTCATCCTAAAGTTTGACTTTGACCTGGAGCAGCTTATTGTGAAGATTCACAAGGCCCAGGACTTGCCTGCCAAGGACTTCTCAGGGACCTCAGACCCTTATGTCAAGATCTACCTGCTGCCTGACCGCAAAACCAAGCACCAAACCAAGGTGCACCGCAAGACTCTCAACCCAGTGTTTGATGAGGTGTTTCTGTTTCCCGTGGCGTATGCTGAGCTGTCAAGCCGCAAGCTGCACTTTAGCGTCTATGACTTTGACAGGTTCTCACGACACGATTTGATTGGCCAAGTGGTGGTGGACAACTTCCTGGAACTGGCTGACTTTCCCCGGGAAACAAGACTATGCCGGGATATACAATACGTGACCTCG GATAATGTGGATCTTGGAGAGCTGATGTTCTCGCTGTGCTATCTCCCCACGGCTGGCAGACTTACCATCACCATAATCAAAGCCAGAAACCTAAAAGCCATGGACATCACTGGAGCCTCAG ATCCATACGTGAAAGTGTCCTTGATGTGCGAGGGAAGGAggctaaagaaaagaaagacttCAACCAAGCGTAACACACTGAACCCAGTGTACAATGAAGCCATTGTGTTTGACGTTCCTCCCGAGAATATTGACCAAATCAGCCTGCTCATTGCAGTCATGGATTATGATAG GGTTGGACACAATGAAGTAATCGGAGTATGCAGGGTTGGTAGCGAAGCCGAAAGCTTGGGTCGAGACCATTGGAATGAGATGCTAACGTACCCCAGAAAACCCATCGCACACTGGCACCCTCTCATTGAG TGGGTCGGACAGGGAGCGACGGTGAGTGGAAGCCAAGGAGGATCTACCAACTCTCTGAAGACGCCACCACCACCGTCACCATGA